A genomic stretch from Harpia harpyja isolate bHarHar1 chromosome 20, bHarHar1 primary haplotype, whole genome shotgun sequence includes:
- the LOC128154905 gene encoding sulfate transporter-like isoform X1 gives MVYVTATPHGCLLSRLSSPGAMEDTSSQRSGQSKEVLSSPTPEESPANFIHVKLEEYEPADFSTKDLILKKAREVCTCNHQTIITFFCQLFPVLDWLPRYNIKTQLLGDIISGLLVGIVAIPQSISYSLLASQDPIYGIYTNFFCNIIYVAMATSRHNFVGSFGILCLMIGQSVNRHLQLAGYSGDNSGSSLVGNSTSFSNGTGACDRSCYAITVALSLSFLVGLYQILLGVLQLGFVAVYLSEPLLSGFVTGSSLTIITSQMKYLLGLKIPRHEGVGSFLLTWVDLFRYIQNTNICDLVTSLVALAIIVPVKEINDRYKEKMKAPFPIELLVVIVATVISYYFNFEERYKSAVCGDIPTGFRKPTLPDINLFSSLAVDALPIAVIGFAMTVSLAEIFGKKHGYAVRANQEMIAIGMCNLIPSFFYCFASSAALTKTLLKESTGTQSQVSGLVTSLVLLLVLLWIAPLFYSLQTSILGVVTIVNLRGGLRKFHDTPRMWQLSKLDTVVWWTTMLSSTLITTEIGLLVGVCFALLCIIFRTQRPRATLLGKVSNTEIYEDQSTYKQLSSIANIKIFRFESSLYYANKDYFKTVLYQKTGVNPILLAAKHQRVEAQANADAGNSKSFFGTRLDCLKPAKQRTERPPADACPPSIDMHTLILECGAMQFIDTVGLSVLKEIRHDYKEIGVQVLLANCNPSIRHRLREGGWAGETDSGGQLAFHSVHDAVRFAERRYHVQRESKEKKDAVLDPEDLNFQASL, from the exons ATGGTGTATGTGactgcaacacctcatggctgcCTGCTCTCCCGCCTTAGCTCTCCTGGTGCAATGGAGGACACATCAAGCCAGAGGTCAGGACAGAGCAAAGAGGTACTGAGCTCCCCAACACCAGAAGAGAGTCCTGCCAATTTTATACATGTCAAATTGGAGGAGTATGAGCCCGCAGACTTCAGCACCAAGGATCTCATCCTAAAGAAAGCCAGAGAGGTCTGCACATGCAATCATCAAACCATCATCACCTTCTTCTGTCAGCTGTTCCCAGTGCTGGACTGGCTTCCCCGTTACAACATCAAGACGCAGTTGCTTGGGGACATTATATCTGGGCTCCTGGTGGGGATAGTTGCCATCCCTCAGTCCATCTCCTACTCCCTCTTAGCTAGCCAGGATCCCATCTACGGAATCTACACCAACTTCTTCTGCAATATCATCTACGTCGCTATGGCCACGTCGCGCCATAACTTCGTGGGCTCCTTCGGCATCCTGTGTCTGATGATTGGGCAGTCTGTGAACCGGCACCTCCAGCTAGCAGGGTACAGCGGCGACAACTCTGGCTCTTCACTGGTGGGCAACTCCACCTCCTTCAGTAATGGGACAGGTGCCTGTGACAGGAGCTGCTATGCCATCACTGTGGCCCTTTCCTTAAGCTTTCTGGTCGGCCTTTACCAG ATCCTGCTGGGGGTTTTACAGCTGGGTTTTGTGGCTGTCTACCTGTCAGAACCTCTGCTCAGTGGCTTTGTGACTGGCTCCAGCCTCACCATTATCACCTCCCAGATGAAGTATCTCCTGGGACTGAAAATACCTCGTCACGAAGGGGTGGGGTCCTTCCTCCTGACGTGGGTTGACCTTTTCAGATACATCCAGAACACGAACATCTGTGACCTGGTCACCAGCCTGGTTGCTTTGGCTATCATAGTGCCTGTCAAAGAGATCAACGACCGGTATAAGGAGAAGATGAAGGCCCCATTCCCCATAGAGCTGCTGGTGGTCATTGTAGCCACAGTAATATCTTACTACTTTAACTTCGAAGAGCGATACAAGTCTGCTGTTTGTGGGGATATCCCCACTGGTTTCAGGAAACCCACTCTACCAGATATAAACCTGTTTTCCAGCCTGGCAGTTGATGCTCTGCCCATTGCTGTTATTGGTTTTGCCATGACCGTCTCCCTGGCGGAAATCTTTGGCAAAAAGCACGGCTACGCTGTCCGTGCCAACCAAGAGATGATTGCCATTGGCATGTGCAACCTGATCCCTTCTTTCTTCTACTGCTttgccagctctgcagccctgACCAAGACTCTGCTGAAGGAGTCCACGGGGACCCAGAGCCAGGTGTCCGGCCTGGTCAcctccctggtgctgctgctAGTGCTGCTGTGGATCGCCCCACTCTTCTACTCGCTGCAGACCTCCATCCTGGGGGTGGTCACCATTGTCAACCTGCGGGGGGGCCTGAGGAAGTTCCATGATACCCCCCGCATGTGGCAGCTCAGCAAGCTGGACACGGTGGTGTGGTGGACAACCATGCTGTCCTCCACACTGATCACCACAGAGATTGGGCTCCTCGTGGGCGTCTGCTTCGCTCTGCTCTGCATCATCTTCCGCACACAGAGACCCAGGGCCACGCTCCTGGGCAAGGTCAGCAACACAGAAATCTATGAGGACCAGTCCACTTACAAGCAGCTCAGCAGTATTGCCAACATCAAAATCTTCCGCTTCGAGTCATCTCTCTACTATGCCAACAAGGACTATTTCAAGACAGTTCTCTACCAGAAAACTGGGGTAAATCCTATCCTGCTGGCTGCTAAGCACCAAAGGGTGGAGGCCCAGGCAAACGCAGACGCAGGCAACAGCAAAAGCTTTTTCGGCACCAGGCTTGACTGCCTGAAACCTGCCAAGCAAAGGACTGAGAGGCCTCCAGCAGATGCCTGTCCTCCCTCCATAGATATGCACACCTTAATCCTTGAGTGTGGGGCAATGCAGTTCATAGATACTGTGGGTCTCTCTGTGCTAAAGGAGATACGTCATGACTACAAGGAGATTGGCGTCCAGGTGCTCCTGGCCAACTGCAACCCTTCCATCCGCCACCGGCTCCGGGAGGGAGGCTGGGCTGGTGAGACAGACAGTGGTGGTCAGCTGGCTTTCCACAGCGTCCACGATGCAGTGCGGTTTGCTGAACGGCGGTACCACGTGCAGCGGGAGAGCAAGGAGAAAAAGGATGCTGTCCTGGACCCCGAAGACCTGAACTTCCAGGCGTCTTTGTAG
- the LOC128154905 gene encoding sulfate transporter-like isoform X2 → MVRKEGKGNSSPGAMEDTSSQRSGQSKEVLSSPTPEESPANFIHVKLEEYEPADFSTKDLILKKAREVCTCNHQTIITFFCQLFPVLDWLPRYNIKTQLLGDIISGLLVGIVAIPQSISYSLLASQDPIYGIYTNFFCNIIYVAMATSRHNFVGSFGILCLMIGQSVNRHLQLAGYSGDNSGSSLVGNSTSFSNGTGACDRSCYAITVALSLSFLVGLYQILLGVLQLGFVAVYLSEPLLSGFVTGSSLTIITSQMKYLLGLKIPRHEGVGSFLLTWVDLFRYIQNTNICDLVTSLVALAIIVPVKEINDRYKEKMKAPFPIELLVVIVATVISYYFNFEERYKSAVCGDIPTGFRKPTLPDINLFSSLAVDALPIAVIGFAMTVSLAEIFGKKHGYAVRANQEMIAIGMCNLIPSFFYCFASSAALTKTLLKESTGTQSQVSGLVTSLVLLLVLLWIAPLFYSLQTSILGVVTIVNLRGGLRKFHDTPRMWQLSKLDTVVWWTTMLSSTLITTEIGLLVGVCFALLCIIFRTQRPRATLLGKVSNTEIYEDQSTYKQLSSIANIKIFRFESSLYYANKDYFKTVLYQKTGVNPILLAAKHQRVEAQANADAGNSKSFFGTRLDCLKPAKQRTERPPADACPPSIDMHTLILECGAMQFIDTVGLSVLKEIRHDYKEIGVQVLLANCNPSIRHRLREGGWAGETDSGGQLAFHSVHDAVRFAERRYHVQRESKEKKDAVLDPEDLNFQASL, encoded by the exons ATGGTTCGGAAGGAAGGCAAAGGAAACAG CTCTCCTGGTGCAATGGAGGACACATCAAGCCAGAGGTCAGGACAGAGCAAAGAGGTACTGAGCTCCCCAACACCAGAAGAGAGTCCTGCCAATTTTATACATGTCAAATTGGAGGAGTATGAGCCCGCAGACTTCAGCACCAAGGATCTCATCCTAAAGAAAGCCAGAGAGGTCTGCACATGCAATCATCAAACCATCATCACCTTCTTCTGTCAGCTGTTCCCAGTGCTGGACTGGCTTCCCCGTTACAACATCAAGACGCAGTTGCTTGGGGACATTATATCTGGGCTCCTGGTGGGGATAGTTGCCATCCCTCAGTCCATCTCCTACTCCCTCTTAGCTAGCCAGGATCCCATCTACGGAATCTACACCAACTTCTTCTGCAATATCATCTACGTCGCTATGGCCACGTCGCGCCATAACTTCGTGGGCTCCTTCGGCATCCTGTGTCTGATGATTGGGCAGTCTGTGAACCGGCACCTCCAGCTAGCAGGGTACAGCGGCGACAACTCTGGCTCTTCACTGGTGGGCAACTCCACCTCCTTCAGTAATGGGACAGGTGCCTGTGACAGGAGCTGCTATGCCATCACTGTGGCCCTTTCCTTAAGCTTTCTGGTCGGCCTTTACCAG ATCCTGCTGGGGGTTTTACAGCTGGGTTTTGTGGCTGTCTACCTGTCAGAACCTCTGCTCAGTGGCTTTGTGACTGGCTCCAGCCTCACCATTATCACCTCCCAGATGAAGTATCTCCTGGGACTGAAAATACCTCGTCACGAAGGGGTGGGGTCCTTCCTCCTGACGTGGGTTGACCTTTTCAGATACATCCAGAACACGAACATCTGTGACCTGGTCACCAGCCTGGTTGCTTTGGCTATCATAGTGCCTGTCAAAGAGATCAACGACCGGTATAAGGAGAAGATGAAGGCCCCATTCCCCATAGAGCTGCTGGTGGTCATTGTAGCCACAGTAATATCTTACTACTTTAACTTCGAAGAGCGATACAAGTCTGCTGTTTGTGGGGATATCCCCACTGGTTTCAGGAAACCCACTCTACCAGATATAAACCTGTTTTCCAGCCTGGCAGTTGATGCTCTGCCCATTGCTGTTATTGGTTTTGCCATGACCGTCTCCCTGGCGGAAATCTTTGGCAAAAAGCACGGCTACGCTGTCCGTGCCAACCAAGAGATGATTGCCATTGGCATGTGCAACCTGATCCCTTCTTTCTTCTACTGCTttgccagctctgcagccctgACCAAGACTCTGCTGAAGGAGTCCACGGGGACCCAGAGCCAGGTGTCCGGCCTGGTCAcctccctggtgctgctgctAGTGCTGCTGTGGATCGCCCCACTCTTCTACTCGCTGCAGACCTCCATCCTGGGGGTGGTCACCATTGTCAACCTGCGGGGGGGCCTGAGGAAGTTCCATGATACCCCCCGCATGTGGCAGCTCAGCAAGCTGGACACGGTGGTGTGGTGGACAACCATGCTGTCCTCCACACTGATCACCACAGAGATTGGGCTCCTCGTGGGCGTCTGCTTCGCTCTGCTCTGCATCATCTTCCGCACACAGAGACCCAGGGCCACGCTCCTGGGCAAGGTCAGCAACACAGAAATCTATGAGGACCAGTCCACTTACAAGCAGCTCAGCAGTATTGCCAACATCAAAATCTTCCGCTTCGAGTCATCTCTCTACTATGCCAACAAGGACTATTTCAAGACAGTTCTCTACCAGAAAACTGGGGTAAATCCTATCCTGCTGGCTGCTAAGCACCAAAGGGTGGAGGCCCAGGCAAACGCAGACGCAGGCAACAGCAAAAGCTTTTTCGGCACCAGGCTTGACTGCCTGAAACCTGCCAAGCAAAGGACTGAGAGGCCTCCAGCAGATGCCTGTCCTCCCTCCATAGATATGCACACCTTAATCCTTGAGTGTGGGGCAATGCAGTTCATAGATACTGTGGGTCTCTCTGTGCTAAAGGAGATACGTCATGACTACAAGGAGATTGGCGTCCAGGTGCTCCTGGCCAACTGCAACCCTTCCATCCGCCACCGGCTCCGGGAGGGAGGCTGGGCTGGTGAGACAGACAGTGGTGGTCAGCTGGCTTTCCACAGCGTCCACGATGCAGTGCGGTTTGCTGAACGGCGGTACCACGTGCAGCGGGAGAGCAAGGAGAAAAAGGATGCTGTCCTGGACCCCGAAGACCTGAACTTCCAGGCGTCTTTGTAG